The Roseovarius sp. THAF9 region TGACGACGACTAGCGCCGCTCTGGCGCTGTCCTGCACCGTTGCTCTGGCTCAGGGCATGGTGCTGGTGATGGAGGGCGATGGATCGCTTCGACCCTCCACCCCGCAAACCAACTTCGCCCGAAATTACAATGATGGTGTCGGCCAAGGATCGGCTTCCGACGAGCTGACGCTGTTCGGCCGTGACCGGGATGCAGCCGAGGAAGGGGACGGTTCGTTCCGGGTGGCTGCTGTGGCGCCTCGCGCCGTGGCACCCCGACCCGCGATCCTGAATGCCATCGACCAGACCGCCCTTCGCTACGCGAGCCATCCGGCTTTGCGCCGCGCGAACATCAGCGTGACCGAATGGCGGCTGCTCTATCAAGCGAACATTGAAATTGAGAGTGCCTACAACCCGAGCGCCCGAAGCCATGTTGGCGCGATCGGGTTGGGGCAGCTCATGCCAGCGACGGCGGCCAATCTCGGCGTCGATCCCCACGACTGGCAACAGAACCTCGACGGGTCTGCTCGGTATCTCCTGATGATGCTGGCCCGCTTTGGGGACGCTCGACTTGCTTTGGCCGCCTACAACGCGGGCCCCGAGGCGGTGGAGCGGCATGGCGGCATCCCACCCTATCGGGAGACGCAAAACCACGTCAGCCGCGTGCTGGCAGTTTTCAACAGGCTCGAAGGAGAACATTCATGAAGCCTAATCTTAACGTCTTCGTCGCGCTCTGCGGGGTTCTGCTGATGCTGGCAGAACCCGCTCTGGCGCAAAGCATCGACCTATCGCCAGTCCAGGATGTGCTTCAGGGCATCGTGGACGCGATCACCGGCCCCCTTGGGATCGTGATCGGCACGCTGGCGCTGATCGGTGTTTTCCTGTCGTGGCTCTTCGGCATTCTCGATTTCCGTCAGGCCATGTGGGTTGTGGTGGCAATCGCGGGTATCGCTGCCGCACCGACCATCGTTTCCGCAATCTGGTCTTCGTAAGGAGCTGGCACGATGGCGGAACAGTCTCGTCTTTTCCTTGGCCTTGTCCGGCCTCCCAAACTTCTCGGGCTGCCGATCATGTATGCGATGGTCTGGCTTTTCGGGTCTGTTCTGATCTTCGTCTGGCTTCAGCATTGGGCAGTCGCGGCTATCGCGGCGGCTGCCTATCCCCTGCTGTGGAAGGCGGCGGATTGGGACGAAAATTTCCTCGACGTGGTGGTGACGGCCTTGCAGGTCACGCGCCCGACCCTCAATCGCAAAATCCACGGCGGAGACAGCTATGCCCCGTGATACGAATTATGACCCCCGGTCCCTGCTGCCTGGCTGGTTCGGGCGTGAAGTGAAGCTCGCCTCGATGCTGCCCTATATCAGCCTCGTTGACGACAAGACCGTGCGGACGCGGGGCAATGAACTATTTCAGTGCATCCGTCTGGACGGGGTGAACAGCAACACCACCGACGACGAATATCTGGACCGCACACGGGCGCTCTTTGCGTCCGTGGTCGCGCGGATCGGGCCGGAATGCTCGTTCTATGTCCACAAAGTTTCAAAAGCGATCACGCCCGATCTTGTTCCGGTCGAAGGCGATAGCTTCGCCGCGGCTGTGGATCGTCGCTGGCGGCAGGCTCTCGGTCAGCGCCATTTGCGGGACAAGACGCTGACGCTTACCGTCATGAACCGCCCGGCT contains the following coding sequences:
- a CDS encoding lytic transglycosylase domain-containing protein, with translation MVLVMEGDGSLRPSTPQTNFARNYNDGVGQGSASDELTLFGRDRDAAEEGDGSFRVAAVAPRAVAPRPAILNAIDQTALRYASHPALRRANISVTEWRLLYQANIEIESAYNPSARSHVGAIGLGQLMPATAANLGVDPHDWQQNLDGSARYLLMMLARFGDARLALAAYNAGPEAVERHGGIPPYRETQNHVSRVLAVFNRLEGEHS
- a CDS encoding type IV secretion system protein VirB3, translated to MAEQSRLFLGLVRPPKLLGLPIMYAMVWLFGSVLIFVWLQHWAVAAIAAAAYPLLWKAADWDENFLDVVVTALQVTRPTLNRKIHGGDSYAP
- a CDS encoding TrbC/VirB2 family protein, yielding MKPNLNVFVALCGVLLMLAEPALAQSIDLSPVQDVLQGIVDAITGPLGIVIGTLALIGVFLSWLFGILDFRQAMWVVVAIAGIAAAPTIVSAIWSS